A genomic stretch from Bos javanicus breed banteng chromosome 3, ARS-OSU_banteng_1.0, whole genome shotgun sequence includes:
- the LOC133244995 gene encoding transcription termination factor 4, mitochondrial-like isoform X5, protein MAALGRQVFDWHRLTPLTWALLARQTPQPAGQKRTAAFLLCKLMTVSSGGGLEESSFVEPPKCAQKPEHRTGLIQCLLEQQRTPVLQENFVRSLRDMGFSDVHVNELLSIQPGTHPQQMLDIISELILLGLNPEPVCVALKKSPQLLKLPVMQMKKRSSYLRKLGLGEGKLKRVLYCCPEIFTMRQRDIEVIVGVLKEKCLFTVKQVTEILHRCPYVLREDPGELEYKFQYAYFRMGIKHVDIVKTDLLQYSMTKTKQRHVFLERLGRYQTPDKKGQTQVPNPLLKDILRVSEAEFLARTAVSSAEEFEVFKKLLAREEEESEGCMADDESLDEEEEEDREEEEDREEE, encoded by the exons ATGGCGGCGCTGGGTCGGCAG GTCTTTGATTGGCACCGCCTGACGCCCCTTACCTGGGCCCTCCTCGCTAGGCAGACTCCTCAGCCTGCAGGACAGAAAAGGACGGCTGCTTTTTTGTTGTGTAAGCTAATGACAGTCTCCAGTGGAGGGGGCCTTGAGGAGTCGTCCTTTGTTGAACCCCCAAAATGTGCACAGAAACCAGAGCACAGAACCGGGCTGATTCAGTGCCTCCTTGAGCAGCAGAGAACTCCTGTGTTGCAAGAGAATTTTGTCCGTTCCCTCCGGGACATGGGTTTTAGTGATGTCCATGTTAATGAACTGCTCAGCATACAGCCAGGTACCCACCCTCAACAGATGCTGGACATCATTTCAGAATTAATActtctgggtttgaatccagagCCTGTGTGTGTGGCCTTGAAGAAAAGTCCTCAGTTATTGAAACTGCCTGTGATGCAAATGAAGAAGCGCTCCAGTTACCTGCGAAAGCTGGGCCTTGGAGAAG GGAAATTAAAGAGGGTGCTTTACTGTTGCCCTGAAATTTTCACCATGCGTCAGCGGGACATTGAAGTCATTGTTGGGGTCCTTAAGGAGAAGTGCCTTTTCACCGTGAAGCAAGTCACCGAGATTTTGCACAGGTGCCCGTATGTTCTTCGGGAGGACCCTGGTGAGCTGGAGTACAAATTTCAG TATGCCTATTTCAGGATGGGGATTAAACACGTGGACATTGTGAAGACGGACCTGCTGCAGTACTCCATGACCAAGACCAAACAGAGACACGTGTTCCTGGAGCGGCTGGGCCGGTACCAGACCCCTGACAAGAAGGGGCAGACACAGGTCCCCAACCCTTTACTGAAGGACATCCTCCGAGTTTCAGAAGCTGAGTTTCTGGCCAGAACAGCAGTTTCTTCTGCTGAGGAGTTTGAGGTTTTTAAGAAACTCTTGGCCCGGGAGGAAGAGGAGTCTGAGGGCTGCATGGCTGATGACGAGAGTctggatgaggaggaggaggaggacagggaggaggaggaggacagggaggaggagTAG